The Acidobacteriota bacterium genomic interval GGGCTCAACTCAATGAGGAGCTTTCATTTGATTCCTGGGAAGACGCCATTCAAAAAGCGATGGCGGCAATTTATAACCTGAAGGACCACCCCAAATTTGACGAAATCTCAGAGTTACTTGAGGATACTGAGTTTGACAAAACACATATTCGCAAACTGCAATTACTTCTGCAGCAAGCGTTTGAGAGTGAAGATTTATCTCCAACCAAAGTTGAACCAATTGACGTGAAGAAAAAAGAAAAGATACCTGTGGTTGATATTGACGGGAACCTCCTGGAGCAAGAGGACCAGGAAGAAATGGTTCATCCAATATTTCTGGACCTGACTCAGGGCAAATACAATTTCATTATTGTCAAATTGCCGGACGAAGTTGACGAAGAGACGCTTCAAACCCCAGTGAAATACAAAGGCAAGAAATATCGCATTGATCTCATGGCAGGATCTTCGATCAAACCAGCGAAAGGGAAATCCAGCACGGTCTATGGTATTGAAGAAGGTAGTGTCGAAATGTTTAAGGATATGTTTGGGTATGAAGAATCATCGTACTACGCCCAACGGTCTTTATTTCCGCTCGTAAATGCTGGAGTTACGGGGAAAATCCGTGGCCGGGCCTACCCGATTGAAAAAGGAATGGAGCACACGTTTCGGCTCAAAGACGGAACGGAAATTCAGGTTGATGACGGGTGGGGTTACATCAAAAAGAGCCTGGCCGATAAAATGCAGCGCGGTGGGATGCAATATGAAAAACGGCAACCTGTCGCCCAGAGTGGAAAAGCCAGCCACCAGATGATGGAATGGTTTGATGAAGAAAATATTGATGTCATCAATGAACTGGTCCAGTGGGGCTTATCCCAATGGGTTCAAGGCTATCAGGAGTTTTTGCAGCAAAAACACAATGCTGGCACCAACGAATATTTCCAATCCAAGCGCTCTGTGATGAGCCTCTTGACCACGGGCAAACCACCAATGGAAATGGGAGTCGCCATGCCAGTGCCGGGGAAAAATGTCGTGATTCCCAAAGACCAGACCCGCTACACCAAACATCTTCCAGGTGAAATGTCGCTGATTCGCTCGCCAGTGGATAAGCAAAACTTCCATCCCATTTCAGCCAAAAACATCGAACAAAACACCAAAATCTCAAAACTGGTCGGCAATATCGAAGGCATTCAATACACCCTGACTGGACGCCAGGACGAGTTGCTCACATTTTTTAAGGGAATGGTCGGTGTCATTGACGACTCGTTGTGGCCGATAGACTGGAAAGGCGTAGATCTGGTTGTATCTTCAAAAGATCGAAAGCTTTATGAGAAATGGGTTCGCGACACATCGCTTGAGGAAGACGCCGAAGACGTGGTTGACCGTGAAACAGACCGCTCCTCAATGGGCAAAGCGATCCAGGATTTCACGATTGAAGGCACACTCGCCGCCATCCAGTGGTATGCCAAAGGAAGCTTTATCGGCGTTCCGGCCAAGATCCAAAAATGGCTTGGCGGAGATTACGACGGTGATGAAGTGGCCGCCATCTTTGGGAAGACCAACCCGCAACTGCAAGCATATATTCGGGATAAAGCCTATCAGGAACTGGAGATCAATCCAAAACTCCAGAAGACGTTTACCTACAACCCAAATTCGAGCCGTGCGAAACGCATGGTGGCAATGCGTTCGCCCAACGTCGGTAACTGGTCAAACATCGCGGCGTGGGTTCGATCATTACCATCGGAACTCAAAGTATGGTTGGCTGAACAAACCGCGGATGGACGACTGTTACCGGATGATGAAGAACTCAACAGTCTGGATGAACCTCAAAAGATGGAAAAGGAAATCCAGCTTGGTATTAAAGTCGGCACCGATGCGTATAAAACCTCAACAAACGTTAAGGAGTTTGAGAATCGGGCTCGATTGTACCTGTATTATCTCAAGACCAAAGCCAGGCCGATTATGCACAATAAGAAATTGCTGGATGTCTTTGACAAGGTTGGCGTGCTTCCGACCCTGACAGAGCCAGCCTGGCGGGACATGTTTTTCAGCTACGACGAAGTCAACAAAAATACTGGCGAGTACCTGATTAAAGGTGTGTCAGCCAGGGTGTTACAACAAATGCTCTGGAAATTGATTCCAGGCGATGAACTCCAAAATGCCGGCTCATATTACAATTTATGGAAAGAGGCAGAAGGTTTTGATGTCAGCGGCACAAGAGTTCCAAAGTCAGCTTTTTTACTCAATACTCTTCCCAGTGTGATTGATCATTACAACCAGGACTACAGTGGAGCAGCTCAAACCATCATCAACCAAATCTATTTTCCAGCAGTTCATAATTTTCAAATGTTCCAAAGAGCATTTCTGTCAGAAGGCCGAAAATACTGGAAGCTCTACAACACCAAGACTTTTAAGCTTGCCTTCGATCAGGATCCAGAGTGGCTATCAGGGCTGGTTCCGCTCTTGAAACGGTATTACTACGGCATGTGAAGATGAGAGGAATGTATGCAGACTTTTTCCGAAAAAAGCAGTGCTCCCGCCCACTCCGCCCGATCTATCTTTGCTGACCCAACCAGGGACACCATCCAGGGATTCGGAATGGAACTGGAATCAACCCCACTGAGCCCGATTCACGCCAAATTGAACCAGACTTCCAGTGCTGCGACTCAATTGAAACTCCAGGACCGTTTCAGCCAGAGCCCACGGCTGGTGGCACAAACCAAACTCGGAGAAAAGCTGGCGCAACGGAAAGCTCCGATTCAGGCCAAATGCGATATGTGCGAGGTTTCCGAATCAGAAGAAAAGCTCAAGAAACTCAAAAAAGAATCTGACCCTGGCGAAGACGAAGACGATACCGTCATCCAGTCCAAAGCGACAGATAGCCCGACGTCACCGGAAACGCCAGTTCCAGTCGCGAATAACACAGGTCTTCCAGATACCCTCAAAACCGGTATCGAATCGCTTTCCGGTATATCGCTTGATGACGTCAATGTTCATTACAATTCGTCACAACCAGCCCAGTTGCAGGCGCTGGCGTATACCCAGGGAACGGACATCCACGTTGGCCCCGGGCAGGAACAGCATCTCGCCCACGAAGCGTGGCACGTTGTCCAGCAAAAACAGGGCCGGGTTCAGCCAACGACGCAACTGCAAGACGTAGCCATCAATGACGACTTTGGCCTGGAACGCGAAGCCGATGTGATGGGAGGGAAAGCCCTGCAAGCCAAAGCAGAAAGGGGATTAAAACTTCATCCATCGGAAAACCAGACCGTAGCGGCGTCTTCAGTGGCACAGCTATTTGAAATGGAAACAGCAGACGGTACCTGGGATTTCAGCGACTATGCGATCCAGAACAAAGGATGGAGGGGGCTGACCGAACACACCTTAACGTATCGTCCAAAAGATGGGATTGGAGAAGACAAAATCGCGCTCATCCAGGTCGTCCAGTCCAATATTGATGGTGAAATTATACATTTAGACAAAACCTCCGAAGCTCGAACCAGCCCCGAAACAGGGTTTCGAATTGATAACTTTACCGATTCGAATAATCCAATCTTTGGTGCGGCTTCTGCAAAATCCCTCACAGAGACCCCGATTCAGGATGATACCTACCAGATCGGAGGCAAACTTAACAAAGGAACATCCCGTCGAAAACAGGTTGTCACGCAAGAACCCTGGCGACTCGATAACCCAGGATTGGGGATAAAAGATCTCAACAAACAAAAGGCACTCAGCTTACCAATGGGGCAAACCTTCATTACCGCCGCGTACAATCTGGCAACGGGTCAATACCTTGGATCCATTGCCTATGGCTGGGCTCAAGAACAAGACGGGGAACCTCAATTGTTAGAAATGACCTACACCACTGGCGGGGTTTCAGGTGTCTTTTTATCGGCTGTATCACAATGGAACAAAGGTAAAACCAAAGGGAATCAGAATCTCCAATTACCAGTACCTGAAGGCGTTAAAGTCCAATCATTTCAAAAGGAAGAAGACAATATTGTCGAAGATCTCGACGAAATCGAAGACAACCAGATGGAAATGGACGATATGGAGATGGGCGGGCAGGAATTGAGCTTTGAGGAATGGATACAGCAACTACAACACTGGTTCTTCCAGGAATACGGTGCAAATCTTTCTGATTACCCGGATGAACCCTATCAGCTTGAATATGAAGAAGGAATGTCTCCCCAGGACTTTTATGATCAGTACCTGGCAAACGGGAAAGCATTCTGACCTGAACCCTGAACCCTGAACCCTGAACCCTCAAAATATGGCTGAACCACTGACGATCAATCCGACACCGCCGCTCAATAAAGGGCTTGACTATGCTTACCTGAAAACCACGGGTATTGAACTCGTGCAACAATTGTCAGGCAATATCTGGACTGATTATAACGAGCACGATCCAGGGGTGACCACGCTTGAGCAGCTTTGTTATGCCTTGACGGAACTGTCGTATCGGGCTGAATTTCCAATGGCGGACCTTCTGACCAATCGAAACGGCTCGATCAACTCGCGTCAGCAGGCGCTGTTTATTCCGAAGCGAATCCTACCCTGTAACCCGGTGACGAATAATGACTTCCGAAAAATCCTGCTTGACCGTGTTCCAGAGCTTGCCAACATCTGGTTGATTCCACATCAGGCCAAAATTGCCAGAAAGCAGGTCAACGGCCTGTATGACGTCTATGGGTACGCACCTTCGACCCATCACCACTGTGAGAATGAGGATGAGCCCGCCCGGCAACATGTGAAAAATCGGGTCCGGCAGGTGTACAACCGGTTTCGAAGCCTCTGTGAAGACCTCCGAAAGATCACTCTGTTGCAGCCACTCAAAACAGTGGTTTCTGGAATAGTCACCATCAATGAAAGCCGAACTCCGGAAGCAATCCTGGCTGGCATCTTTTTCAACTTAGGCAATTTTCTGGCGCCGGAAATCCCACGCACATCGCTCAAATCTCTGGTTCGTCAGGGCGTTCCAACCGATCAAATTTTTAACGGCCCGTTGCTCTACGAAGGCTTCATTGACGACGCCCAGTTGCAGCCCAAACCTACGGTCATCAAAGGACAGGACGTGGTGCGGGTCATCGCCAATTGTCCAGGGGTTTCAAGCGTGAAAGATGTCACCATCCGCGTCGAGCCCCCAGGAAAAACCATCACCGCCCAGGGTTCGATTGACATTCCAATGCGGGACATCCCCGACCTTGACACCTCACCCAATACCCGGCGCGGAGGGTTTTCAATTCGGTTATTCAAAAACGGTGTTGAGTACTTCCCAGACCCAACGCGGGTCAAACGCGAATTAAAGAAACTCTGGGCTGAATATCGCCGAAGGTATCCGCTGCAACCTGAGTACGAAGAACTGTTTGGCTTCCCAAAAGGGCAATTTCGTGACCTGGAGCAGTATTATTCGATCCAGAATCAGTATCCGAATGTCTATGGCATCAGCGAATATGGATTGCCTTCAGCGGCTTCGGAGGTTCGGCGCGGACAGGCCAAACAACTCAAAGGCTATCTGCTGGTTTTTGAACAACTGCTGGCAGATTACTTTTCGCAACTGGCTCAAGCCAAAGACCTTTTTTCAACCCGTTCGGATCTGGACGCCACGTATTTTTTTCAGTACCTGATCAAATCAGTCCCCAACGTCAAACCGTTGCTGGGCGAAGAATACTTCACTGGATTGCCTGAATTGATTGCCAGCCAGGATCCAGTGATGGAACGCCGCAATCGATTTCTTGACTTCCTGCTGGCCCTTTTTGCTGAACGACTTGATGCGGATTCCATCATTGATTCAACCAACCCGAATCAGGAAGCCAGCCCTTCCGGCGAACAATTGCTCCAGGCCAAACTGGCGTTGCTCCAGCATCTGGTGACCAGCACCCAAAAGCGTGGAAGCGGATTTGATTACCTGGCGCCGCCGCTGCCGCGCAACATTGCTGGGATGGAAATCAAATGCCGGATTCAGCTTGGAATGGAGGTTTACCCCGAACGCCCATTGATTGACATCCTTGAAGAACAGGCCCTGGAACTGGTTGAAACTGAGGCCAAAGCCACCGTAGGCCGGAGCATGAGCCGTCATTCCGATCATATTTCCGAACACTTTACCGGTGTCACGGCCCCAACCGAAGCCGAGACGTCTTCCCAAATGCCGCCCTTGCTGCGCGGCCAATCGTTTACCGAAGACTTCCTGCACGCCGCCAGCGAGCACGCCAGCTTTCGAACCGGCATCTTGCCCGGAGATACTTCAACCGCCGTGGTGTGCAAGTCTCCGAATGAAAAAAACTGGCGACTGGTCGGGAAATACAGCGACCCGGAGACCGCCCAGGCCAGCGTAACGGCTCTGGTCAATCTGGTGCAAAAACTGCGGCGATTTAGCCAGCAACTGTACATCATCGAACATACCTTGCTGCGCTTTGGTCGTGCCGACCGAAAAACACCTCCGGCTTCAACCAGCCAGGAAGTCGAACGTGAAAGCCCGCGAGACCCACAGCCATTTCACTACAGTTTTACCATCACGGCGGTGCTGTGCCTTCCGAATTGCGGACCGGATTCTGAGAATTATCAAGATCAGGTCCGTGAAATCATTCGTCAAAACACGCCGTCACACATCCTGGATCAATATTGCTTTCTGAAACCCTGGCAACTGTACCGGTTTGAAGCGCTGTACTGGGCGTGGCGACAGGCGCTCGAACAAGAAAATCTGTGGAAACTGATTGTTGCCTCAAACCGGCTGACGCGGTTTTTGGAAAAGCATACACAATTTTAAAAGAGAGAAAGCGGCGTCAAGCCGCCGCACTCCGACGCACTCCAAATGCACCACTCACTTCGCAAACAAACCTTTGAAAT includes:
- a CDS encoding DUF4157 domain-containing protein, which produces MCEVSESEEKLKKLKKESDPGEDEDDTVIQSKATDSPTSPETPVPVANNTGLPDTLKTGIESLSGISLDDVNVHYNSSQPAQLQALAYTQGTDIHVGPGQEQHLAHEAWHVVQQKQGRVQPTTQLQDVAINDDFGLEREADVMGGKALQAKAERGLKLHPSENQTVAASSVAQLFEMETADGTWDFSDYAIQNKGWRGLTEHTLTYRPKDGIGEDKIALIQVVQSNIDGEIIHLDKTSEARTSPETGFRIDNFTDSNNPIFGAASAKSLTETPIQDDTYQIGGKLNKGTSRRKQVVTQEPWRLDNPGLGIKDLNKQKALSLPMGQTFITAAYNLATGQYLGSIAYGWAQEQDGEPQLLEMTYTTGGVSGVFLSAVSQWNKGKTKGNQNLQLPVPEGVKVQSFQKEEDNIVEDLDEIEDNQMEMDDMEMGGQELSFEEWIQQLQHWFFQEYGANLSDYPDEPYQLEYEEGMSPQDFYDQYLANGKAF